The Agromyces sp. G08B096 DNA window GACCGCGATCGAGCCCTCGAGCGCGTAGTGCACGGGCTGGTCGCCGAGCTTGTAGCCGACCGTCGTGAGCAGCCCGTTCTTGGAGTGCACGATCTCCTCACCCGTGTTGAAGATGAGGAAGTTGCCGGTGCCGTACGTGTTCTTCGCCTCGCCGGTCGCGAACGCGGCCTGCCCGAACGTCGCGGCCTGCTGGTCGCCGAGGATGCCCGCGATGGGCGTCTCGCGGAGCAGCGAGTGCTCGCTCGCGACGCCGTAGACCTCGGAGGACGACTTGATCTCGGGCAGCATCGAGCGGGGCACGCCGAACGCCGCGAGGATCTCGTCGTCCCACTGCAGGGTCTCGAGGTCCATGAACATGGTGCGGCTCGCGTTCGTGACATCCGTCGCGTGCACGCCGCCCTCGACACCTCCCGTGAGGTTCCACAGCACCCACGTGTCCGTGGTGCCGAAGAGCAGGTCGCCGGCCTCCGCCTGCTCGCGCGCGCCCTCGACGTTCTCGAGGATCCAGACGATCTTCGTGCCCGAGAAGTAGGTGGCGAGCGGGAGGCCGACCTTCGCCTTGAACCGTTCGACCCCGCCGTCGGCCGCGAGGCGGTCGACGATCGGCTGCGTGCGGGTGTCCTGCCAGACGATCGCGTTGTACACCGGCTGCCCGGTGCGCTTGTTCCAGACCACCGCGGTCTCGCGCTGGTTGGTGATGCCGACGGCGGCGATGTCGTGGCGGGTCAGGTTGGCCTTGCCGAGCGCCTGGCCGATCACCTCGCGGGTGTTGGCCCAGATCTCGGTCGGGTCGTGCTCGACCCAGCCGGCCTTGGGGAAGATCTGCTCGTGTTCGAGCTGGCCGGTCGAGACGATCGACCCCTGCTTGTCGAAGATGATCGCGCGCGACGAGGTCGTGCCCTGGTCGATCGCGAGGACGTAGTCAGCCATCGGAGAACTCCATTGTCGGTATCGGTTCGGAAGGGGTGAAGCGGGGTGGGATGCCGCGGCTCGGCCGGTGCTCGCAGGAGCCGGTCGCGCCGCGTGCCGCGGCTCGGACCGCGGCTCAGCCGAGGACGGGCAGCAGCGGGATCGCGGCGAGCCCGGCGAGGACGCCGCCGACGAGGGGCCCGACGACGGGGACCCAGGAGTAGGACCAGTCGGAGCCGCCCTTGCCCGCGATCGGGAGGATGGCGTGCGCGATGCGCGGGCCGAGGTCGCGCGCGGGGTTGATGGCATAGCCCGTGGGGCCGCCGAGCGAGGCGCCGATGCCGACGACGAGGAGCGCGACGGGCAGCGCGCCGAGCGCGGCGAGGCCGCCCGCGTCACCGTTCCGGCCGAAGCCGATGACGACGAAGACGAGCACGAACGTGCCGATGATCTCGGTGACGAGGTTCCACCCGTACGAGCGGATCGCCGGGCCGGTCGAGAACACGCCGAGCTTGTTGGCCGGCTCGGGCTCGGCGTCGAAGTGCTGCTTGTACGCCAGCCAGCAGAGCACCGCGCCGATGAAGGCGCCCGCGAGCTGCGCGCCGATGTAGGCGAGCACCGACACCACGTTCACCGGGACGCCCTGTCCGAACTCGGTCGCGCCGTTCGCGACGAGGCCGACGGTGACCGCCGGGTTCAGGTGCGCGCCCGAGGCGTACGAGACGACGACACCGGCGAAGACCGCGAGGCCCCAGCCGAAGTTCACCATCAGGAACCCGCCGTTGAAGCCCTTGGTGCGCACGAGCGCCACGTTGGCCACGACGCCGCAGCCGAGCAGCACGAGCATGGCCGTCCCGACGAGCTCTGAGAGCACGTCGATGCCGAGATTGTCCACGTTGACCTTCTTTCGAGGGTGGGGCGGCCCTGCGCCGCCGTCGGATTTCCACTGGGCCCGGCGCCGGCACGACGGCCGGCGGCGAGGGCCCCGATGAAAGCTATCCGCCGATCACCCCCGGAATGGCCCGATCCGGGTGCACATCCGTCCAGATTCGAACCGGGCGCGCGGCTGCGGCCGACCCCGGGGGGCGGGTCAGGCCGTCAGGGCTGCGACGCTCCGGGCCGGGGCATCCAGCAGCACGCCGTGCCGCTCGGCGAGGACACGCCGGAGGTCCGCCACCTCGTCCGCCCGGCGCGCGGCGTCCCAGCCGAGCACGTCGCCGGCGATGCCCGCGAGCTCGTCGAGGAGGCCGGCGGTCACGGCGCCGGTGAAGGCGAGGCTCGTGCGCCGCTGGACCAGGTCGCCCAGGTGGGCGACCCGCTCGTGACGGACGAGCCAGGCGATCTCGCCGCGCGTGTAGCCCGGGTGGTGCGCGAGCACCTGGTCGGGCTCGCCCTCGAGGTCGGCGAGGATCGCCTCGGCGCGCGTGCCGTACCGCTCGAGCAGCTGCTCGGCGCGGTCGCGGCCGACCTCGTCGCCGTGTGCGACGACCCAGACACGGCGCGCATCATCGGTCGTGGGGTAGCCCGCGCCGCCGCCGATCGGAAGCCCCGCGGTGGAACGCACGCGCTCGCGGCCGAGGAGGCCGAGCACTTCGTCGGAGAGGTGCTCGGCGAGCGCCCGGAACGTCGTCCACTTGCCGCCGACGAGGCTCAGCAGCGTCGCACCGGGACGCTCGGCGATGGGAGCGCGCTCGATCCGGTAGTCGCGGGAGACGAACCCGGGCTGCGTGTCGTCGTGGCGCGGCAGCGGCCGCACGCCCGAGAACCGGTAAACGATCTGCGTCCGGTCGACCTCGATCGACGGAAAGACGTGCTTCACGAGGTCGAAGAAGTAGTCGACCTCCTCTTCCGTGCAGATCGCGGGTTCGCGCAGGTCGTGCTCGAGGTCGGTCGTGCCGACCATGACCCGGCCCTTCAGCGGGTAGATGAGCACGATGCGGCCGTCTTCGTGCTCGAAGAAGATCTCGCGCCCGCCGGTGGCGGCCAGCAGTTCGGGGTGGTCGAGCACGATGTGCGACCCCTTGGTGCCGCCCATGTAGCTCGTCGGCCGGCCGAGCGCCTCGTTCGTGAGGTCGGTCCAGGGGCCGGAGGCGTTCACGACGACGTCGGCGGCGAGGTCGAACTCCTCACCCGTCAGCCCGTCGCGCACGCGCACCCCGTCGGCGCCGAGCGCGACCGCGGCGAGGTGGTTCGCGGCGCGGGCGTGCGGGCCGGCGGCCAGGCCGTCGTGCAGCACGTCGAGGGCGAGCCGCTCGGGGTCGTGCATGCTGGCGTCGTAGTAGGTGGCCGTGTACTTCACGTCGGGGTTCAGACGGGGCAGCTCCGCGAGCGAGCGCTTCCGTCCGTGGAACCGGTGCCGGGGCACACTGCCGCCGTCGCGCGAGAACGAGTCGTAGATCGTGAGCCCGGTCTTGATGAGCGCTGCGCCGCGTTCGGTCGGCTTGCCCTGCCGGTGGGTGAGGAAGCGAAGCGGCGCTGCGAGGATGCCGGAGAACGTGGAGAAGATCGGCACCGTCGTCTGCAGCGGCTTGACATAGTGGGGGGCGATCTTGATGAGCGCGTTGCGCTCGGTGACCGACTCCTGCACGAGCCGGAACTCGCCGTTCTCGAGGTAGCGGATCCCGCCGTGGATCATGTGCGAGGAGGCCGAGGAGGCGCCGGAGACGAAGTCGTCGCGTTCGACGAGCACGACGTCGACGCCCTGCAGGGCGAGGTCGCGGAAGGTCGCGATGCCGTTGATGCCGCCGCCGATGATGACGACGGATGCCTCGGGCCGGGCGCGGAGCGCCTCGATCTCGGGGCGAGCAGCGCCGGCGGCGCCGGGGGCGCCGTTCGTCGACGTCGACGTGGAGGTGGGCATCGCGGTCCTTTCGGAGCAGTGACGGGCGCGGCGGTTGCGCCGAGCGTCCCGGGTGTGGATGAATACATCGTGAACGCGTGCGAACACTCTTTCAAGCCGCGTGCACAAACGTGCAAGGGGACGCAGACATGGACACCAACCGGACGGCCGAGCGAGATCGCGCCCGCGAGCAGCTGCCGCCGAAGACGCGGGAGGCGCTCCGCGCCGCGCACCTGTACTACATGCAGGACCTCACGATGGACGCGATCGCGCACGAGCTGCACACGTCGCGGTCCTCCGTCTCACGCCTCTTGAGCCACGCCCGCGCGAGCGGGCTCGTGGAGATCTCCATCCACTCGCCGCTCGACCTGCCGAGCCGCCTCGAGCAGGAGATCCTCGAGGCGTACGGCGTCGGCGCCCACGTCGTCCCCGTTCCCGACCATGCGACCGACGTCGATCGCCTCGAGCGCGTGGCCCTGTCGGCTGCACGCATTCTCGGCCGGTTCGTCGACTCGAACCAGACCATCGGCATCGCATGGGGCTCGACCATGGGCGCGGTCAGCCGCCACCTCGTGCCGAAGCCGACGCACAACACCGAGATCGTGCAGCTGAACGGCGCCGGAAACCTCCGCACCACCGGCATCGTCTACGCGAGCGAGCTGCTGCGCCGCTTCGGCGACGCGTTCGGCGCGCACGTGCAGCAGTTCCCGGTGCCGGCGTTCTTCGACGACCCCGCGACCAAGCGCGCGTTCTGGCGCGAGCGCAGCACGAGGCGACTGCTCGATCTGCAGGGCCGGCTCGACGTGGCGCTCTTCGGCGTCGGCTCGCCCTTCGCCGAGGTGCCGAGCCACGTGTACCAGGGCGGCTACCTGGAGCGGGCCGACTACGAGGGGCTCAGCCGCGATGGCGCGGTCGGCGACGTGGCGACGGTGTTCTACCGTGCCGACGGCTCGACCGACGGCATCGCCCTGAACGCCCGCGCCACCGGGCCGGAGTTCCACGTGCTGCGCCGCGCCCCGCGCCGCATCTGCGTGGTCTCGGGGCGCGCGAAGCTGCCGAGCCTGCGCGGCGCCCTCGCCGCCGACCTCATCACCGACCTGATCGTCGACGAAGGCACCGCGCGCGGCCTCGTCGAGTGAGCGCCCGGAGCGAGCCCATCGCGTGAGCCCGTTGCGGGGCTCGTTGCGGGAGCCCGTTGCGCAATCGTGACGACACACGCCGTCGCGGGCGGTTAGCGTGACCACGTCGCCACCGCGGGCGACGCGACGAGAGGATGCCATGGCCCCGACGACGACCGCCGACCGGGCGTCCCGGGTGTGGGTCCCCGTCCTCGCCGGGCTGCTCCTCGTCGGCGGCGGCATCGCCGGCCATCAGCTCGGTTCCGCCGTGCTGCACGAACGTGCATCGGCGATCTGGGCGGCGACCGACGCGCGGTACGACCGGGCCGGCGTCGACCTCGCGAGCCAGGTCGATCAGGCCGAATCCCTCGGCGTGCGTGCGGTGACGCTGCGCGAGGTGCTCTCTGCCGAGCTCGCTGGCGCCGAGGCGCTCGCCGCGCTCGACGCCGACCTCGAGCTGCTCGGCGAGCGGATCTCCGCCCCGCCCGCGCGCCCCGCGTCGGGCGAGATCCGTCTGTCCGAGCCCGACGTCGCACTGCCCGCATGGGTCCGGTACGCCGACCTGGTCCGCCTGCACGAGCTCGTGCCGGCGCGCGTGGAGACGGCCGTCCGCCTCGAGGTCGCCGCCGACCAGGTCCTCGATGCGCGGCGAGCCGTCGACGACGACATCCGGGCTGTGTTCGACCAGGCCGCGACGGCCGCGGAGGCGCAGCTGTCCGCCGCGACGTCGGCATCGCATCGCAGCCGGCTCGCCGTCGAGCGCCTGATCGACGACATCGACGACACCGGCGTCCCGCCCGGCGCCGACGCCTACCGTGCGCTCGCCGAGGCCGTCGCCGAGCTACAGGCCTCCCACGCGGCGGAAGAGGCGCGGAAGCTCACCCGCGAGTACCCGGTCCGTGCAGAGATCGAGGCGTTCGCCCGCTCGATCGCCGCTGGCGTCCCGCTCGATTTCTCCTGGGCGTACGAGGTCGCCGGCAAGCCGAGCGACGGCTGGCTCGCGGGCACCGCGGAGCTCTGGCCCGATGGCGGCGGGTGGAGCCACGTCACCCTCAGCGAGTCGATCTCCGACTCGTGGCCCGATGAGAACGCGCGGGCGGTGGTCGTGCACGAGGTCGGCCACACGCAGGCGCTCCGCCCGGTGTGCGCGGCGATCTTCTCCTCCCCCGTCTTCGGCGGCGAGCACGAGGTGTGGGCCACCGCGTGGGCCATCGGCATGGGCTACGACCTGCCGGGCGCCGGCATCGAGGCGTACGGGCGGCCTAGCGACGAGCAGATCGAGGCGTCGAAGGGATGCCGCTGACCGCGGAACGCCTCCGCCCGTGCGTGCGGGAATAGGCCGGCCGCTGCGGCGTTGACCTAGAATCGACACGACAAGCGTGCTCCGGGGTCGGTGCAAGTCCGAACCGGCGGTGACAGTCCGCGAGCCGGGCGCGCGTGGCCGACCGGCCGCGCGCGCCCGGTTGAACCGGTGGGATTCCGGTACCGACGGTGAAAGTCCGGATGGGAGGCGGCACGTGTCGGCGGCGCCGTGCGTCGCCGACGTCCGGCATGCCGGACGCATCCCCCGGAGCCTGAAGGCAGGACTGGGATGACGGCGAACGAGGTCGGCACCGCCGAGGCGCGCGCCATGCGGCGGGCCCTCGAGCTCGCGGCGCTCGGCCCGGCGACGGGGGTGAACCCGCGCGTGGGCTGCGTGCTGCTCGCCCCGGACGGCCGCGTGCTCGCCGAGGGCTGGCACCGCGGCGCCGGGACCCCGCACGCCGAGGTCGACGCCCTCTCGAAGCTGCCGGCAGGCTCGGCGCGCGGCGCGACCGCCGTGGTCACGCTCGAGCCGTGCAACCACACGGGCCGCACCGGGCCCTGCTCCGAGGCGCTCATCGCCGCCGGGGTCGGGCGCGTCGTGTACGCCGTCGCCGATCCCGGCCGACGCTCCTCGGGCGGTGCGGCGCGGCTCGCCTCGGCGGGCGTCGAGGTCGAGTCGGGCGTGCTCGCGGACGAGGTCGAGGCTTTCCTCGCCGACTGGCTGTTCACGGCCAGGCACGGGCGGCCGTTCGTCACGGTCAAGTGGGCGGCCACCCTCGACGGGCGCACCGCCGCCGCGGACGGCACCTCGCAGTGGATCACGGGTCCCGCAGCGCGCGCCGACGTGCACCGGCGCCGGTCGCAGGCCGACGCCATCGGCGTCGGCACGGGCACGCTCCTCGCCGACGACCCGTCGCTGACGGCGCGCACCGCCGACGGCGCCCTGCTCGAGGCCCAGCCGGTGCCCGTCGTCTTCGGCCGGCGCCCGGTGCCGGCGGAGGCGGCCGTGACGAGGCATCCGCACCCGCCGATCCTGCTCGACGGCGCAGATCTCGCGAGCGACCTCGGGCAGCTCGCCGGGCGCGGCATCCGGTCGCTCTTCCTCGAGGGCGGCCCGACGCTCGCGAGCGCGTTCCTCGCCGCCGGCCTCGTCGACGAACTGCTCGTCTACCTCGCCCCCGCCCTCCTCGGCGGCCCGCGCCTGGCCGTCGGCGACCTCGGCATCGGCACGATCGCCGACGCCCTCCGATTCGACTTCGCCGCCGTCGAGCGGCTCGGCGACGACCTCCTCGTCGTCGCCACCCCGGTCCAGGGCGGCGCCAGCCGCGCCCGGACCTCCACCACCGAAGGGAACTGACATGTTCACCGGCATCATCGAGGAACTCGGCCGCATCGAGCGGGTCGAGCGCACGGCCGACGCCGCGCGCCTCACCGTGCGCGGCCCGCTCGCCGTCCAGGGCGTGCGGCACGGCGACTCCATCGCGGTCTCGGGCGTGTGCCTCACCGTCGTCGACTTCGACGAGACCGGCTTCACGGCCGACGTGATGGCCCAGACGCTCGCGATGTCGACGCTCGACGAGGCCCGCGAAGGGCTCGCGGTGAACCTCGAACGCGCCGCGGAGGTCGGCGACCGGCTCGGCGGGCACATCGTGCAGGGACACATCGACGGCACCGCCCGCGTGCTCGAGATCCGGCCGGGCGAGGCGTGGCGGGTCATCCGCTTCTCGCTCGACCGGGCGCACGCGCCGCTCGTCGTCGACAAGGGCTCCATCGCCGTCGACGGCGTGTCGCTCACGGTCAGCGCCATCGGCGACGAGCCCGACGGGTCGTGGTTCGAGGTGTCGCTCATCCCCGAGACGCTCGCGGCCACGACGCTCGGCGAGCGCCAAGTCGGCGACGCCGTGAACATCGAGACCGACATCATCGCGCGGCACGTCGAACGGATGCTCCGCCTCGGCGTCGTCCCCGCGGAGGCGCAGCGCGTGGAGACGGCCTCCTCGCTCGATCCCGAGTCGGTCGCGACCGGAGGTGCCGCATGAGTCTCGCCACGATCCCCGAGGTGCTCGAGGCGCTGCGCGCCGGCAAGCCCGTCATCGTCGCCGACGACGAGGCCCGCGAGAACGAGGGCGACGCCATCATGGCGGCCGAGTTCGCGACCCAGGAGTGGATCGCGTGGATGGTGCGCCACACCAGCGGATTCCTCTGCGCGCCCATGCCCGGCGCCCTGGCCGACCGGCTCGAGCTGCCCGCGATGGTCGAACGCAACGAAGACGTCCGCGGCACGGCGTA harbors:
- the glpK gene encoding glycerol kinase GlpK; the protein is MADYVLAIDQGTTSSRAIIFDKQGSIVSTGQLEHEQIFPKAGWVEHDPTEIWANTREVIGQALGKANLTRHDIAAVGITNQRETAVVWNKRTGQPVYNAIVWQDTRTQPIVDRLAADGGVERFKAKVGLPLATYFSGTKIVWILENVEGAREQAEAGDLLFGTTDTWVLWNLTGGVEGGVHATDVTNASRTMFMDLETLQWDDEILAAFGVPRSMLPEIKSSSEVYGVASEHSLLRETPIAGILGDQQAATFGQAAFATGEAKNTYGTGNFLIFNTGEEIVHSKNGLLTTVGYKLGDQPVHYALEGSIAVTGSLIQWLRDNLGLISSAAEVEQLANSVEDNGGAYFVPAFSGLFAPYWRPDARGALVGLTRYVNKGHIARAALEAIAFQTRDVIEAVNADAGVDLTELRVDGGATANDTLLQFQADILGVPVVRPVVAETTALGAAYAAGLAVGFWSTLDELRANWQEDRRWTPSMDEAERERLDRNWKKAVTKTLDWVDEDVR
- a CDS encoding MIP/aquaporin family protein translates to MDNLGIDVLSELVGTAMLVLLGCGVVANVALVRTKGFNGGFLMVNFGWGLAVFAGVVVSYASGAHLNPAVTVGLVANGATEFGQGVPVNVVSVLAYIGAQLAGAFIGAVLCWLAYKQHFDAEPEPANKLGVFSTGPAIRSYGWNLVTEIIGTFVLVFVVIGFGRNGDAGGLAALGALPVALLVVGIGASLGGPTGYAINPARDLGPRIAHAILPIAGKGGSDWSYSWVPVVGPLVGGVLAGLAAIPLLPVLG
- a CDS encoding glycerol-3-phosphate dehydrogenase/oxidase; translated protein: MPTSTSTSTNGAPGAAGAARPEIEALRARPEASVVIIGGGINGIATFRDLALQGVDVVLVERDDFVSGASSASSHMIHGGIRYLENGEFRLVQESVTERNALIKIAPHYVKPLQTTVPIFSTFSGILAAPLRFLTHRQGKPTERGAALIKTGLTIYDSFSRDGGSVPRHRFHGRKRSLAELPRLNPDVKYTATYYDASMHDPERLALDVLHDGLAAGPHARAANHLAAVALGADGVRVRDGLTGEEFDLAADVVVNASGPWTDLTNEALGRPTSYMGGTKGSHIVLDHPELLAATGGREIFFEHEDGRIVLIYPLKGRVMVGTTDLEHDLREPAICTEEEVDYFFDLVKHVFPSIEVDRTQIVYRFSGVRPLPRHDDTQPGFVSRDYRIERAPIAERPGATLLSLVGGKWTTFRALAEHLSDEVLGLLGRERVRSTAGLPIGGGAGYPTTDDARRVWVVAHGDEVGRDRAEQLLERYGTRAEAILADLEGEPDQVLAHHPGYTRGEIAWLVRHERVAHLGDLVQRRTSLAFTGAVTAGLLDELAGIAGDVLGWDAARRADEVADLRRVLAERHGVLLDAPARSVAALTA
- a CDS encoding sugar-binding domain-containing protein, giving the protein MDTNRTAERDRAREQLPPKTREALRAAHLYYMQDLTMDAIAHELHTSRSSVSRLLSHARASGLVEISIHSPLDLPSRLEQEILEAYGVGAHVVPVPDHATDVDRLERVALSAARILGRFVDSNQTIGIAWGSTMGAVSRHLVPKPTHNTEIVQLNGAGNLRTTGIVYASELLRRFGDAFGAHVQQFPVPAFFDDPATKRAFWRERSTRRLLDLQGRLDVALFGVGSPFAEVPSHVYQGGYLERADYEGLSRDGAVGDVATVFYRADGSTDGIALNARATGPEFHVLRRAPRRICVVSGRAKLPSLRGALAADLITDLIVDEGTARGLVE
- the ribD gene encoding bifunctional diaminohydroxyphosphoribosylaminopyrimidine deaminase/5-amino-6-(5-phosphoribosylamino)uracil reductase RibD — translated: MTANEVGTAEARAMRRALELAALGPATGVNPRVGCVLLAPDGRVLAEGWHRGAGTPHAEVDALSKLPAGSARGATAVVTLEPCNHTGRTGPCSEALIAAGVGRVVYAVADPGRRSSGGAARLASAGVEVESGVLADEVEAFLADWLFTARHGRPFVTVKWAATLDGRTAAADGTSQWITGPAARADVHRRRSQADAIGVGTGTLLADDPSLTARTADGALLEAQPVPVVFGRRPVPAEAAVTRHPHPPILLDGADLASDLGQLAGRGIRSLFLEGGPTLASAFLAAGLVDELLVYLAPALLGGPRLAVGDLGIGTIADALRFDFAAVERLGDDLLVVATPVQGGASRARTSTTEGN
- a CDS encoding riboflavin synthase; the encoded protein is MFTGIIEELGRIERVERTADAARLTVRGPLAVQGVRHGDSIAVSGVCLTVVDFDETGFTADVMAQTLAMSTLDEAREGLAVNLERAAEVGDRLGGHIVQGHIDGTARVLEIRPGEAWRVIRFSLDRAHAPLVVDKGSIAVDGVSLTVSAIGDEPDGSWFEVSLIPETLAATTLGERQVGDAVNIETDIIARHVERMLRLGVVPAEAQRVETASSLDPESVATGGAA